The proteins below come from a single Streptococcus porcinus genomic window:
- a CDS encoding phage scaffolding protein produces the protein MSLKREMLVDAGITDNSVLDNIMQAYGAGIENAKVQAKSELQAENETLKQQLEQQKQAIKDLQEKEGASEESKQQLADLQAQFDQYKTDSEAQLAQVTKTNAVALALKDVGAYNSEDLMKFIDLDKIELGENGKPLLEDTINSLKETSPYLFQVQNETEQMPKITATGNPSADSSSNLSDEDKALFAGFDSI, from the coding sequence ATGAGCCTTAAACGTGAGATGTTGGTTGACGCAGGTATAACAGATAACAGTGTGCTGGATAATATCATGCAAGCGTACGGTGCAGGTATTGAAAATGCAAAAGTACAGGCTAAGTCTGAGTTACAGGCAGAAAACGAAACATTGAAACAACAGCTTGAGCAACAGAAACAGGCTATCAAGGATTTACAGGAAAAAGAGGGAGCAAGTGAGGAAAGTAAGCAACAGCTAGCAGACCTACAGGCTCAATTTGACCAGTACAAGACTGATAGCGAGGCACAACTTGCTCAAGTCACTAAAACTAACGCTGTAGCCCTTGCTTTGAAAGATGTGGGAGCTTACAACTCTGAGGACTTGATGAAGTTCATTGACCTAGACAAGATTGAGCTAGGAGAAAATGGGAAACCTCTTTTAGAGGACACAATCAACAGCCTCAAGGAAACAAGCCCTTATCTATTCCAAGTTCAGAATGAAACTGAACAAATGCCAAAAATTACCGCAACTGGTAACCCGTCGGCAGACTCAAGTTCTAACCTGAGCGATGAAGACAAAGCTTTATTTGCAGGCTTTGATAGCATTTAA
- a CDS encoding 16S rRNA processing protein RimM, whose translation MSYGDIKKELKQLCENGWDASFSYAGQNCAIFPNTSTDFLVSIGDNDYHARSYDELINLDISGKTLVEVISKSTDIQYY comes from the coding sequence ATGTCTTATGGAGATATTAAAAAAGAACTAAAGCAGCTATGTGAAAATGGTTGGGATGCTTCTTTTTCTTATGCTGGTCAAAATTGTGCAATTTTTCCAAACACCTCAACAGATTTTTTAGTTTCTATCGGGGACAATGATTATCATGCAAGATCATATGATGAACTTATTAACTTAGATATTTCTGGTAAGACATTAGTTGAGGTAATTAGTAAATCAACAGATATTCAATATTATTAG
- a CDS encoding phage minor capsid protein: protein MADDKKKPIKLNDEQLMLDASQVADIYHQLTIDLFDQVIDRLKERGSTSLDDNPYIWQLEKMNEMGLLNEDNLQLITERSSIAEEQLRYVIQNDGYKIYKNTKQQLLEATGGGDFVANSLIQTNLAAYVNQTMGDINNLINTTLPKSVMGAYQSIIEEATAKVVTGLATSDKAISDTVMKWAKKGFYGFTDSQGKHWRADTYARQVIKSTAWRVYREVRMAPAEELGIDTFYYSKKATAREMCAPLQHRIVTTGQARIEKGERILALSDYGYGSAGGCLGINCTHEITPFVVGANYKPELSDDVKDLTPEQTIENANVQAKQRALERSIRQSKEFLHVSEKLGDTDLIDKYKSKIRIQQGAMRDYLKQNPFLHRDYAREKYYDNPYSKAKKEIKLRAEHEKLNDFRSKKALLDKAVNSGKIVTVNGITVGHTPPGRVGKPDSIIQHNATNGDILGRTYYDARGIKSKEVHFTNHKQPKNHPYGNRDEHSHDYIFDDNGKFISRNVRDLTEKEREENLDVLWRY, encoded by the coding sequence ATGGCTGATGACAAGAAGAAACCAATCAAGCTCAATGATGAGCAGCTAATGCTTGACGCTAGTCAGGTTGCAGACATCTATCATCAGCTTACCATTGACTTATTCGACCAAGTAATAGACAGGTTGAAGGAGCGTGGCTCTACAAGCCTTGATGATAACCCATATATCTGGCAGCTTGAGAAGATGAATGAGATGGGGTTACTCAATGAAGATAACCTACAGCTCATTACTGAACGCTCAAGCATTGCAGAGGAACAGCTTAGATATGTTATTCAAAATGATGGCTACAAAATCTACAAAAACACCAAACAACAGCTTTTAGAGGCTACTGGTGGCGGTGATTTTGTGGCTAACTCACTTATTCAGACCAATCTAGCAGCCTATGTCAATCAGACAATGGGAGACATAAACAACCTTATCAATACCACGCTACCAAAAAGCGTGATGGGGGCTTATCAGTCCATCATTGAAGAGGCCACAGCAAAGGTTGTTACAGGTCTAGCAACATCAGACAAGGCTATTTCGGATACTGTCATGAAATGGGCTAAAAAGGGATTTTATGGCTTTACAGATAGTCAAGGAAAGCATTGGAGAGCTGACACATACGCAAGGCAAGTTATTAAGTCAACTGCTTGGCGTGTTTATCGTGAGGTCAGAATGGCTCCAGCTGAGGAATTAGGGATAGATACCTTTTATTACTCAAAAAAGGCAACGGCTAGAGAAATGTGTGCACCACTTCAACATAGGATAGTTACAACCGGCCAAGCTAGAATTGAAAAAGGTGAGCGTATCCTTGCCTTATCAGATTATGGCTACGGATCAGCTGGAGGCTGTCTAGGTATCAACTGCACCCATGAAATCACACCTTTTGTTGTTGGTGCTAATTATAAGCCTGAGTTAAGTGATGATGTTAAAGACTTAACGCCTGAGCAGACAATAGAGAATGCCAACGTACAAGCAAAGCAGAGAGCTCTAGAGCGGTCTATTAGACAGTCTAAGGAGTTTTTACATGTGTCAGAAAAATTGGGTGATACTGATCTCATAGACAAGTATAAGAGCAAAATAAGGATACAACAGGGAGCCATGAGAGACTATCTCAAACAGAACCCATTCCTACACCGTGATTATGCTAGGGAGAAGTACTATGATAACCCTTATAGCAAAGCTAAGAAAGAAATCAAACTCAGAGCAGAACATGAGAAGTTAAATGATTTCAGAAGTAAAAAAGCATTACTTGATAAAGCGGTGAATAGTGGTAAAATAGTAACTGTAAATGGTATTACTGTAGGTCATACGCCTCCTGGTAGAGTAGGGAAACCAGATAGTATTATTCAACATAATGCAACTAATGGGGATATCTTGGGGAGAACATATTATGATGCCCGAGGTATTAAAAGTAAAGAAGTTCATTTCACAAATCACAAACAGCCTAAAAATCATCCTTATGGAAACCGTGATGAACATTCACATGATTATATTTTTGATGATAACGGAAAATTTATTAGTCGAAATGTACGAGATTTAACTGAGAAGGAAAGAGAGGAGAATCTAGATGTCTTATGGAGATATTAA
- a CDS encoding phage portal protein, translated as MGIVQTIKNFFTRSKYVMTTQNLTNITDHPKIAVSVAEYDRIRENLKYFAGRYPQIEYKDSNGIKQKRDFNHLPIGRTASKKIASLVFNEQAEIKVDDEVADDFVQKQLQNDRFIKNFERYLESCLALGGLAMRPYVDKDKVRIAFIQAPVFLPLQSNTQDVSSAAIITKTIKSEGNKNKYYTLIELHEWVKDDKYTVTNELYKSDNQNIVGARVPLSELYEDLEEIVDLNGLSRPLFTYLKTPGMNNKDINSPLGLSIFDNAKTTIDFLNTTYDEFMWEVKMGQRRVAVPTQMIKTEYNQDGDKVTVKREFETGHNVYEQFDSGDIDKGIGITDLTTPIRSDDYIKAINEGLALFEMQIGVSAGMFTFDGKSMKTATEIVSENSDTYQMRNSIVSLVEQSLKELIITMLELGKAYQLYKGNIPDMDAISINLDDGVFTDRNAELDYWIKVVNAGFGTDVMAIEKVLNVTPEKAKEIKAEISFNAIDKTSSERSPDDVGVYGE; from the coding sequence ATGGGAATAGTACAGACTATCAAGAATTTTTTCACAAGGAGTAAGTATGTGATGACCACACAAAACTTAACAAACATTACAGATCACCCTAAAATAGCAGTCTCAGTGGCTGAGTATGACCGTATCAGGGAAAACCTCAAATACTTTGCTGGTCGTTATCCACAAATTGAGTACAAGGACAGCAACGGAATAAAGCAAAAGCGTGATTTTAACCATTTACCGATTGGCAGAACAGCATCTAAGAAGATTGCAAGCCTAGTCTTTAATGAACAGGCTGAAATCAAGGTAGATGATGAAGTAGCTGATGATTTTGTCCAGAAACAGTTACAGAATGACCGCTTTATTAAGAATTTTGAACGCTACCTAGAGAGCTGTTTAGCTCTTGGAGGACTTGCCATGAGGCCATATGTCGACAAGGACAAGGTAAGGATAGCATTTATTCAAGCTCCCGTCTTTTTGCCTCTCCAGTCAAATACCCAAGATGTTTCTAGTGCTGCTATCATCACAAAGACAATCAAATCAGAAGGTAATAAGAACAAGTATTACACGCTGATTGAATTGCACGAATGGGTAAAAGATGACAAATACACTGTGACCAATGAGCTCTACAAGTCTGATAATCAGAACATTGTAGGAGCTAGAGTACCTTTGTCAGAACTCTATGAGGACTTAGAGGAAATAGTAGACTTGAACGGTCTTAGCAGACCCTTGTTTACCTACTTAAAGACACCAGGAATGAATAACAAAGATATTAATAGTCCGCTTGGTCTATCTATCTTTGATAACGCTAAGACTACTATTGACTTCCTTAATACCACCTATGATGAGTTTATGTGGGAGGTAAAAATGGGTCAGCGTAGGGTGGCTGTTCCTACTCAGATGATTAAGACAGAGTACAATCAGGACGGTGATAAGGTCACTGTCAAGCGTGAGTTTGAAACTGGTCACAATGTCTATGAGCAGTTCGATAGTGGTGATATAGACAAGGGTATAGGTATAACAGACCTTACAACGCCAATTCGTTCTGATGACTACATCAAGGCAATCAATGAGGGTCTAGCACTATTTGAAATGCAGATAGGGGTATCAGCTGGTATGTTTACTTTTGACGGTAAGAGCATGAAAACAGCTACCGAGATTGTATCTGAGAACTCAGACACTTATCAAATGCGTAATAGTATTGTCAGCCTTGTTGAACAATCTCTGAAAGAGCTGATCATCACTATGTTAGAGCTAGGCAAAGCATATCAGCTTTACAAGGGGAATATTCCTGATATGGACGCTATCAGCATTAACCTTGATGATGGGGTCTTTACCGACCGTAACGCTGAGCTTGACTACTGGATTAAAGTAGTAAATGCTGGCTTTGGTACTGATGTCATGGCTATTGAGAAAGTGCTTAATGTAACCCCTGAGAAAGCTAAGGAAATCAAAGCTGAAATTAGTTTCAATGCCATTGATAAGACAAGTAGTGAGCGTAGCCCTGATGATGTGGGAGTGTATGGAGAATGA